Proteins from a genomic interval of Chanodichthys erythropterus isolate Z2021 chromosome 6, ASM2448905v1, whole genome shotgun sequence:
- the mob3c gene encoding MOB kinase activator 3C, whose protein sequence is MALCLGQVFSKDKTFRPRKRFEPGTQRFELYKRAQASLKSGLDLRKVVQLPDGENINDWIAVHVVDFFNRINLIYGTVSEFCTEKSCPIMSGGPRYEYRWQDGDQYKKPTKLPALIYMNLLMNWIESLINNEDIFPTRVGVPFPKNFQQVCKKILSRLFRVFVHVYIHHFDMICSMGAEAHINTCYKHYYFFISEFSLIDHSELEPLKEMTERICH, encoded by the exons ATGGCTCTGTGCTTGGGTCAGGTTTTCAGCAAAGACAAAACATTCCGGCCTCGAAAGCGATTTGAACCTGGGACCCAGCGTTTTGAGCTATACAAAAGAGCCCAAGCGTCTCTGAAATCAGGCCTGGACCTGAGGAAAGTGGTGCAGCTGCCAGATGGGGAGAACATTAATGACTGGATAGCTGTGCACGTGGTGGATTTCTTCAATCGTATCAACCTCATCTACGGGACCGTGAGTGAGTTCTGCACTGAGAAGAGCTGTCCCATCATGTCCGGAGGGCCACGTTATGAATACAGGTGGCAGGATGGGGATCAATACAAGAAGCCCACCAAGCTGCCTGCTCTTATATACATGAACCTCCTGATGAACTGGATCGAGTCACTCATCAATAATGAGGACATCTTTCCTACAAGAGTAG GAGTCCCTTTTCCAAAGAACTTTCAGCAGGTGTGCAAGAAGATTCTGAGTCGGTTGTTTCGGGTGTTTGTACACGTGTACATCCATCACTTTGACATGATCTGTAGTATGGGGGCTGAGGCCCATATCAACACCTGCTACAAACACTACTATTTCTTCATCTCTGAGTTCAGCCTTATTGACCACTCGGAGCTGGAGCCACTG